CTGACATGGTTAAAAGACCGTTGGCATGATTTAAAAGATGTTGTGCCTAACGTATCTTTAGAAAGTCTGGACGTAGAGAAAGAAATTCCCCTATTTGCTAAAATCACAGCTAATTTAAGAACTGAACCTAGTCTTCGCCACAAAATTCGTCAGCGAGTTGACCCGCACACTACAACTTTGATTGCAGCGTTAAATCAGTTTATTAAAGATGCAAAAAGACGTTTACCTTCTGGATATACTCAATTAGTAGTTATCGCTGATAACCTTGATCGAATTGTACCCATAGTCCAAGAAGATGGGCGCAGCAATCACGAGCATATTTTCTTAGACCGTAGTGAACAACTCAAAGCTTTAGATTGTCATCTCATTTATACAGTACCAATTTCGCTGGTGTATTCTAATCGCGCTACAGATTTACGAGATATTTATGGTACTGATGCTCAAGTTTTGCCTATGATTATGGTGCAAACTCCTGACAATCAGAGCTATCAAAGAGGAATCGATAAAGTTAAGGAAGTGTTGCAAAAGCGGGTTAGTCGTGTTGACTCTAATCTTTCTATTTTAGATATGTTTGAGCAGCCAGAAGCTTTACATCAACTATGTCTGATGAGTGGGGGTCATGTGCGGAATTTGCTATTATTAATGAAAGAGGCGATTAAATACACTGATGCTCTGCCCATTTCTAAAAAAGTTTTACAACGCTCAATTAGTGAGACTAGAATTACCTATCGTAATACAGTTTATGCCGATGAATGGCAAGCACTGGCAAAAGTTTATCATTCTAAGCAAATAGAAAATGATGAACGGCATCGTAACTTATTATTTAATCGCTGTATTTTAGAATAAGTAGGTAGGTGCCAAAAAAGTCAGCTATGTTAAGATATGTAAAGACTGATAATGCATCTACAAGGTAGTTGGTGTATGGGTGCGCGTTTAAGGGTATTTCTGACTCCTGAGCAAGACCAAACTTTACTAAATCTGAGAAAACAGGATGTACCACAGAAAGTCAAAGACAGGGCGGAAATAATCAGGCTAAATGCACATGGTTGGTATGTAGAGAAGATAGCAGATCACTTTGATTGTCACAAAAAAACAGTCACAAAAGTTTTGCATCAATGGCAAAAACTGGGCACAGAAGGGCTTTGGGAATCTCCTGGGCGAGGGGGGAAACCAAAGTGGCTTGAGGATGACATGATATTTTTAGAAGAATGCCTCAGAAACGAGCCACGCACATACAATAGTTCTCAGTTAGCTTTGAAGTTGAAAACAGAACGCAACGTTGAGATGAGTGCCGACAGATTAAGACGGGTACTCAAAAAAAGGGGGTCGATTGGAAACGGACAAGGAAAAGCCATAAAGGAAAACAAGACCCAGTAGCACGAGCAAACAAGCAAGCAGACCTAGACATGTTGGAATTAGCTGCTGCCACTGGTGAAATAGACCTGAAATACCTAGACGAGTCAGGGTTCTGTATGTGGAGCGAACCTAGTTATACATATTACTTTAGAGGTGAGCAAAAACGGTTAGAACAGACTAAACGCCGTGGTCGCAGATTAAGTATTATCGGGCTTCTCCAACCTTTAATCAGTTTTGTTTACGGTTTAGTTATCGGTGGTGTTGACCGTAAATCTTATATAGAAATGATGGAGAAAGAAGCCAAACAAGCCCAAGAAACTGGACGTATCAGCGTGATTGTGCAAGATAACGGGCCAATACATCGCTGCCAAGAAGTTCAACAATTGTGGAAAAAATGGGAAAGTCAGGGTTTGTACATCTTTTTTCTCCCGAAATATTGCTCAGAAATGAATCCAATTGAATTGGAATGGCAACATCTCAAGAAAGATGAGTTATCCGGGCAAGCATTTGATGATGAGCTAGATCTCGCTTACGCCGTCATCAATGGTGTTCAAGCTAGAGGAAAAAAAAACAATCACAACACACATCGTGTAAAATTTAGCTCTAGATTATCAACTTAAGATTTTGTTACATAGTAGAAAATTTCGGTGCCTACCTACTTATCGCTACCGAGATGCTGAAGAACAAATTCAATGTTGGTATGATGTTCATCCTTTAATTAAAGGAATTAAAGAATTTCAAGATGCTTTTAATAATCTGACCCCTAGCTAGTGAGACACAGCTTTATGAAACTGGAACTGACTGATTGGGATCAAGATTTACCACCAGAACCAGATGAGGAATATCAAGCATTAGTCCGTACTCTTAAATTTACAGAAGGCTTTGGCTTGTTATTTGCGCGCTGTTCTCCGGCTGAGGGTGAGCAGTTAATTGGCAAAGTTAAAGAAGATATTACCGATAAAACTATTGAAGTTTTGCGATTAAAGCAAGCTGTTACTAATTTATATGAAATTATAGACAAATTAGAGAATAAAGAACAGATAGATATTTTATTTATTACAGGTTTAGAGTATTCATTTTATGAATATGAAGAGTCTAAAGCTTTAACAGGCTGGAATAGTAGAGATATTTATTCATATAGTTGGAAGAGTGTACCACCTGTTTTAATTAACCTGAATCAACAGCGAGAACGTTTTAGAGATAGCTTTAATATTTGTTTTGTTTTCTTACTACCACTATTTGCTATTAAATATTTTATTCAACGCGCCCCAGACTTCTTTGATTGGCGTTCTGGGTTATTTGAATTTCCTATAGATTCAGAAACCTTAGAGCAAGAATCATTACGTATACTCCAGGATGGAGACTATAAAAAATATCTCACGCTAACACCAGAAGAAAGAACTCAAAAAATACTAGCAATTCAAGAATTACTTGCAGAAAAACATCAAGTAACTAGTAGCCAAGCAAAATTACTTTTGAAACTAGGAAGTTTGCAATTGGCTGGACAAGATTATACAAAAGCGATCGCATCCTATGATCAAGCACTGAAAATTAAACCTGATAACCACAGAGCTTGTAACAATCGGGGCATTGCGTTAAGGAATTTGGAACTCTATGAACAAGCAGTTGCATCCTACGACCAAGCACTGAAAATTAAACCTGATTACCACCAAGCTTGGAACAACCGGGGCATTGCGCTATTTAATTTGGAACGCTATGAACAAGCAGTTGCATCCTACGACCAAGCACTGAAAATTAAACCTGATTACCACCAAGCTTGGCACAACCAGGGCATTTCGCTAGATGATTTGGGACGCTATGAACAAGCAGTCGCATCTTACGACCAAGCGCTGAAAATTAAACCTGATGACCACCATGCTTGGTACAACCGGGGTGCTGCGCTCTTGAAATTGGGACGCTTTGAAGCAGCAATCGCATCCTACGACCAAGCACTGAAATTTAAACCTGATTTCCACGAAGCTTGGAACTGGCGAGGTACTGCGCTCTTGAAATTGGGACGCCTTGAAGAAGCGTTCGCATCCTACGACCAAACACTGAAAATTAAACCTGATTACTTCCCAAGTTGGTACAACAAAGCTTGTAGTTATGCCCTTGAAAGTAATATTGATCAAGCACTGCAAAACCTGCAACAAGCAATTAATTTGAATTCTGAAAAATGTCGTGAATGGGCAAAAACTGACTCTGATTTTGATGGTATTAGAGAAGATAAGCGTTTTAAAGCTTTAATTCAATAAAAAATGTCAAAAAACCCCCAAAAGCAAAAACAGCTATCTCTCCAAGAAATAGTTAGTCTACCTATAGCAGAACGGCACAAATTACTAGCACCCTTTATCGCAGCTACAGCCGAAGATTTTTTAAACGACCCGGAATTAACAGAATTCTCAATTTTAAATGGCGAAGATTGGGAAACTGAGAATGACAACACAATTCATGTGAAAGAACTCGAAAGCATCCGTAGTCATGATGGTTTTTTGAACGGCTACGCACCAGAAGACGAAGGACTTTATGACGACTGAAATTAAAAGCGATCATCTACGAAATGATTTTACATAAATATGTCACAGCTAAAAATTGACTATCCAGAAACTTTACCAGATGCCTTACAACAAACACGAGAACAATTTGAACAAGAGGCAAAAATGGCAATGGCAGTCAAACTATTTGAAATGAAACGTATTTCTTCTGGTTTAGCTGCACAGTTAGCAGGTATAGATAGGGTAACTTTTTTACTTAATTTACACCGTTATGGCGTAGCTATGATTGATTTAACAGAAGAAGAACTGATATCTGATTTAGCGAATGCCTGAAACAAACATAATTGTTATCAATACAGCACCACTTATCTCTCTAATAGCGGCAATAGGAGATTTAATAATTCTTCAATCTTTGTACACCCAGGTTTGGGTTCCCTTTGAAGTTTGCCAAGAAATACTTTCTGGAGGTGTCAAATTCGTTCCTTTCTCAGCTACTATCCCTCAAGAGATACCCGGATTTTTCACTTGTGAAAAAATTTGTTAATATGAACAATGAAATTAAAAGCGATCGCTCCTAAATGGAATTACACTAAATATTATGAGAATCCTAACTAACATTTATGGAAAAAGAATTGACTACTCTGACTTATGAAATTGAATTAAAACCAGGGGAGAAATTGAATCTCCCAGAATCAATACTGGAAAATATTACTACAGGACGCTGGGTAATTACGATCCAACAAAAAGCCGAAGAACTCGAAAGCACCCGCAGTCATGATGGCTTTTTTAACGGCTACGCACCAGAAGACGAAGGGCTTTATGACGACTATCCAAGCAGGTGAGTTTTGGGTAGCAGATATTCCGTTCACCAGCGGTAAAGGTTTTAAAAAGCGCCCTGTACTTGTGTTGTGGATAGATGGAAATGATGTTGTAGCAGCAGTAGTTACATCCGCCGAACCACGCACACAAACTGATGTACTTCTAAATGATTGGGCTACAAGTGGCTTGCGTATTGCTTCAACCGTGCGCTTGTCTCGATTGGATTGCCTAGAACAGCCTTTGTTGCTGGCTAAGATAGGGCAAGTTTCTGAATCAGATGCAAAGCGCTTAAAAAAAGTATGGGATTTGTATATCAAACCTCAATTTTAAATAACTGAAATTAAAAGCGATTGTAAAAGTTTTCATGACTTACTCTTTGTAATACCAATTCAATTAATGGTTGCAACACATCCTTGGGTGAAGACGCGATGAATCGCGTCTCTACAAATGGTCTATTTGTCACATTCTTTTTTCCAATTGGTATAACTTAACAGTAGTATTTCACACTTCAAATATTGAATCTATATCTCTTCACTTAGTAGAACACAAGGAGCGATCGCTTTTTGTCACTTTCGGATTTGTCTTTAAATAATCCTGTAGTAAATTGCAACCGCGTGAAAGTAGTTTTTCCAGTTTAATATCTGCTAAATCTCGGAAAATCACTGCACCGTCACCACTACCTGCTGCAAGAGTCTTGCCATCAGGACTGAAACTAACGCTGGTTAACTCGCCTTTATCACCTTTCAAAGCAATTATTAACGTCCCTTCGCGGTTCCAAAGCTTGACTTTATCATCGCTGCTAGCTACCAAAGTTTTACCATCGGGGCTAAAACTCACACTGACGAAACTATCGCCATCCCCTGCCAGATTGTTTACTAGGCTACCGTCTCTACTCCAAAGTTTGACGGTGCTATCAATACTAACTGAGGCAATAGTTTGACTATCAGGCGACCATGCTACACCATTTACGCGACGGCTATGTCCATCTAAGGTGTACAGCAGTTTACCATCGCGGTTCCAAAGTTTCACAGTTTTGTCATCACTGGCTGAGGCTAACAGCTTACCATCTGGACTAAAACTCACCCAATTCACTGCACCATTATGACCTTTAAAGGTGTTGAGCAATTTACCATCGCGACTCCAAAGCTTGACTGTTTTATCTTTACTCGCTGAGGCAATTTGCTGACCATCAGGTGACCAAGCTACGCTCAAAACTGCATCATTATGTCCTTTGAAGGTGTTAAGCAATTGACCATCGCGACTCCAAAGTTTAACTGTTTTGTCTTTACTCGCTGAAGCAATTACCTCACCATTTGGGCTGAAACTAACGCCCCAAACTTCACCCTGATGCCCTTTAAGGATATTGAGCAGTTTACCGTCGCGAGTCCACAGTTTTACAGTTTTGTCACGACTCGCTGCTGCTATGATGCGATCGCTAGGGCTAAAGCTGATGCTAGTCACCCAATCATCATTATCAGCCGTGGGATTTCGCAGCAATACATCGTCCCAATGCCACAGTTTAATGGTTTTGTCGCGACTTGCAGAAGCCAGGGTGCGACTGTCAGCGCTGAATGTCACGCTATTCACCCAATTATTATGTCCCCTTAAGGTTCCTAGCAGCACACCCGCAGGACTCCAGAGTTTGAGCGTTGCGTCGGTACTGGCTGAGGCGATGGTATTTCCATCTGGGCTGAAACTAACGCTGGTAACTCCAGCACTGTGCCCTGCTAAGGTTTTGAGTAATTGACCTTCCCGACTCCACAGCTTGATTGTTTTATCCAAGCTTGCGGAAGCAATGATTTGACCATCAGGCGACCAAGCTACACTTTTCACCGCATCATTATGCCCCTGCAAAGTTTTGAGTAATTTTCCTTCTCGATTCCACAATTTCACAGTTTGGTCAGTACTTGCTGATGCAATGGTTTGACCATCAGGCGACCAAGTTACACCCAAAACTGCATTACTATGACCAGCTAAGGTTTTGAGCAATTTTCCTTCGCGATTCCAAAGCTTGACTGTCTTGTCGGTACTTGCAGAAGCAATGATTTGACCATCAGGCGACCAAGCTACACTGTTCACGACAGCCTGATGTCCGGGTAAGGTGGCGAGTAATTCGCCCTCACGACTCCACAGTTTCACCGTTTTATCTTGGCTAGCGGAAGCAATAATTTGAGCATCAGGGCTGAAACTGACGCTGTTAACGACATCTGTATGACTTGATAAGGTTTTGACTAAAGTACCATCAAGCCGCCACAGCTTAATTGTACTATCAGCACTGGCTGAAGCAATCAAAGAGCGATCGCTGCTGAATGTCACACTATTCACTCCTGACAAATGCCCGTCCAAGCGGTTATACTCTCTTACCGCGTAAGCTGCTTGGTATAACGCCGTCTTTACCTGTTCTCTTGTATTAGAATCTACCCAGACTGTTTGTTGTAGTTTTCTACCACCTCTTAAAGCTTCCTTTAAAGCATCGATACCTTTCTGTGAGGCAAAGAGGGCTTCGCTGGATGCACTCAGGGTTTTAATTTCGCTATCTACCGCTGTAACTATAGAAACACTTAACCCCAATATTGCCAAAATAGAAGCTGTCAGAGCGATTTTTAAAGAACGATTTAATCGAGTTTCACTAAGCCTTTGTTTTTTCTGGCTTTCTACTAATTGAGTTGTTAACTCTTTCTCTTTGAGTTCTGCTCGTAATTGCTCAATTTCTAACTGACTCAGTTCTTCGCGCTTACGGAGTTCTCTTAATTCTGTTAATAAGTCTAATCCCTGTTGAGGATGAGTCTCTACAAGTTTACCTTGCTGCTTTTTTTGTGTTAGTTCGCTCTTAAGTCGCTCAATTTCAAATTGACTTTGTTCTACTTTGTAGCGTAGCTGGTTAAGTTGTGCCTGTAAACTCGATTCTTGTTGTTGCAAGTAGCGAATTAAGTCTACTAAATAATCATGAATCAGTTGATAGCGTTCAGGAACATCGGGAAACAAAATCACTAACCCGGAGCGGACTAAAATATCTAATACTAATTCTAATTTGGCAGCATCTTCTAATTCTGCTAATTGTGCTGTTAACTCAGCACGAGTTTTAAAAGGTCGTTGATTGCTTTCATCTGTTAATAGATATAAGACGAGTAAAGCTGCTCGTTCATTTTCTGGGCCACAGTCTCTGATGAGTTCTTTAATATATCGCTCAATAAGTTTATTCGGTCGATATCGTTGATATTCTTCTAATTTGGTAATTCGCTCATCTTGTAGTTGCGCTCCCACAACTTGCAATTCAATTGGGCGGACTTCTCCTAGTTCTGCTGATAAATCTTCAACTAAAGCATCAATTAAAGTTGGTTCTAAATGCAA
This region of Nostoc sp. UHCC 0302 genomic DNA includes:
- a CDS encoding UPF0175 family protein; its protein translation is MSQLKIDYPETLPDALQQTREQFEQEAKMAMAVKLFEMKRISSGLAAQLAGIDRVTFLLNLHRYGVAMIDLTEEELISDLANA
- a CDS encoding tetratricopeptide repeat protein → MKLELTDWDQDLPPEPDEEYQALVRTLKFTEGFGLLFARCSPAEGEQLIGKVKEDITDKTIEVLRLKQAVTNLYEIIDKLENKEQIDILFITGLEYSFYEYEESKALTGWNSRDIYSYSWKSVPPVLINLNQQRERFRDSFNICFVFLLPLFAIKYFIQRAPDFFDWRSGLFEFPIDSETLEQESLRILQDGDYKKYLTLTPEERTQKILAIQELLAEKHQVTSSQAKLLLKLGSLQLAGQDYTKAIASYDQALKIKPDNHRACNNRGIALRNLELYEQAVASYDQALKIKPDYHQAWNNRGIALFNLERYEQAVASYDQALKIKPDYHQAWHNQGISLDDLGRYEQAVASYDQALKIKPDDHHAWYNRGAALLKLGRFEAAIASYDQALKFKPDFHEAWNWRGTALLKLGRLEEAFASYDQTLKIKPDYFPSWYNKACSYALESNIDQALQNLQQAINLNSEKCREWAKTDSDFDGIREDKRFKALIQ
- a CDS encoding type II toxin-antitoxin system PemK/MazF family toxin; translation: MTTIQAGEFWVADIPFTSGKGFKKRPVLVLWIDGNDVVAAVVTSAEPRTQTDVLLNDWATSGLRIASTVRLSRLDCLEQPLLLAKIGQVSESDAKRLKKVWDLYIKPQF
- a CDS encoding ATP-binding protein, producing MAQDFGTLKKIYNVFDPFRPLPAGDPAYVDCGEVRGDGDILVEVGREILYSDRMTCQLYAGHRGAGKSTELLRLQKFLDDKGCFVVYFATEEDIEPEDAQYTDILLACTRRLLEALKDNADPEPLLTWLKDRWHDLKDVVPNVSLESLDVEKEIPLFAKITANLRTEPSLRHKIRQRVDPHTTTLIAALNQFIKDAKRRLPSGYTQLVVIADNLDRIVPIVQEDGRSNHEHIFLDRSEQLKALDCHLIYTVPISLVYSNRATDLRDIYGTDAQVLPMIMVQTPDNQSYQRGIDKVKEVLQKRVSRVDSNLSILDMFEQPEALHQLCLMSGGHVRNLLLLMKEAIKYTDALPISKKVLQRSISETRITYRNTVYADEWQALAKVYHSKQIENDERHRNLLFNRCILE
- a CDS encoding IS630 family transposase (programmed frameshift), coding for MGARLRVFLTPEQDQTLLNLRKQDVPQKVKDRAEIIRLNAHGWYVEKIADHFDCHKKTVTKVLHQWQKLGTEGLWESPGRGGKPKWLEDDMIFLEECLRNEPRTYNSSQLALKLKTERNVEMSADRLRRVLKKGVDWKRTRKSHKGKQDPVARANKQADLDMLELAAATGEIDLKYLDESGFCMWSEPSYTYYFRGEQKRLEQTKRRGRRLSIIGLLQPLISFVYGLVIGGVDRKSYIEMMEKEAKQAQETGRISVIVQDNGPIHRCQEVQQLWKKWESQGLYIFFLPKYCSEMNPIELEWQHLKKDELSGQAFDDELDLAYAVINGVQARGKKNNHNTHRVKFSSRLST